The Hymenobacter oligotrophus genome has a window encoding:
- the rpsS gene encoding 30S ribosomal protein S19, with product MARSLKKGPYIDFRLERKVQVMEESGKKSVVKTWSRRSMISPDFVGHTFAVHNGNKFIPVYVTENMVGHKLGEFAPTRNFRGHIAKKDKGKR from the coding sequence ATGGCACGTTCGCTTAAAAAAGGCCCGTACATCGACTTCCGCCTTGAGCGGAAGGTGCAGGTGATGGAGGAAAGCGGAAAGAAATCGGTGGTCAAGACCTGGTCGCGCCGCTCGATGATTTCGCCTGACTTCGTGGGGCACACCTTCGCCGTACACAACGGCAATAAGTTCATCCCGGTGTACGTGACCGAAAACATGGTAGGTCATAAGCTCGGTGAGTTTGCGCCCACGCGCAACTTCCGTGGCCACATCGCCAAGAAAGATAAAGGCAAGCGCTAA
- the rpsJ gene encoding 30S ribosomal protein S10: protein MNQKIRIKLKSYDHNLVDKSSEKIVKAVKATGAIVSGPIPLPTEKEKFTVLRSPHVNKKSREQFQLCTYKRLVDIYSTSSKTVDALMKLELPSGVDVEIKV, encoded by the coding sequence ATGAACCAGAAAATTCGCATCAAACTGAAGTCTTACGATCATAACCTCGTCGACAAGTCGTCGGAGAAGATCGTAAAGGCGGTGAAAGCAACGGGTGCCATCGTAAGCGGCCCGATTCCTTTGCCGACGGAAAAAGAGAAGTTCACCGTTCTCCGTTCGCCCCACGTGAACAAGAAGTCGCGTGAGCAATTTCAGCTCTGCACCTACAAGCGCCTCGTGGATATCTACTCGACTTCGTCGAAGACGGTAGATGCCCTAATGAAGCTCGAACTGCCGAGCGGCGTTGACGTAGAAATCAAAGTCTGA
- the rpmC gene encoding 50S ribosomal protein L29 has product MKNAEIRALSIEDLKEQINKEQSNAQTLRFAHAISPLENPTRIKQGRRNIARLLTELKRRENEQNS; this is encoded by the coding sequence ATGAAAAACGCTGAAATCCGTGCCCTTTCGATCGAGGATCTGAAAGAGCAAATCAACAAAGAGCAGTCGAACGCACAAACTCTGCGTTTCGCTCACGCTATCTCTCCGCTCGAAAACCCGACCCGTATCAAACAGGGTCGCCGGAACATCGCCCGCTTGCTCACCGAGCTGAAGCGTCGCGAAAATGAGCAAAACTCGTAG
- the rpsN gene encoding 30S ribosomal protein S14 codes for MAKESIKARERKREAMVARFAEKRKALKAAGDYEGLDKLPRNASPVRLHNRCKLTGRPRGYMRKFGISRVTFREMASAGKIPGVTKASW; via the coding sequence ATGGCAAAGGAATCAATCAAAGCAAGAGAGCGGAAGCGCGAGGCGATGGTAGCACGGTTCGCTGAAAAGCGTAAGGCCCTGAAAGCCGCCGGTGACTACGAAGGTCTGGACAAGCTGCCCCGCAACGCTTCGCCCGTACGTCTGCACAACCGCTGCAAACTGACCGGCCGTCCGCGTGGCTACATGCGCAAGTTTGGCATCAGCCGCGTAACGTTCCGGGAAATGGCTTCGGCCGGCAAAATCCCCGGTGTAACAAAAGCTAGCTGGTAG
- the rplN gene encoding 50S ribosomal protein L14: MIQQESRLTVADNSGAKEVLCIRVLGGTGKKYATVGDKIVVAIKSAIPSGNAKKGAVSKAVVVRTKKEVRRKDGSYIRFDDNAAVLLNNNDEPRGTRIFGPVARELREKQFMKIVSLAPEVL, from the coding sequence ATGATCCAGCAAGAATCCCGTCTGACGGTAGCCGATAATAGCGGCGCCAAAGAAGTACTCTGCATTCGTGTCCTAGGTGGTACGGGCAAGAAGTACGCTACGGTAGGTGACAAGATCGTCGTGGCCATCAAATCGGCTATTCCTTCTGGCAATGCCAAGAAGGGGGCCGTTTCGAAAGCTGTGGTGGTTCGTACGAAGAAAGAAGTACGCCGCAAAGACGGTTCGTACATCCGCTTCGACGACAATGCCGCCGTGTTGCTCAATAACAACGACGAGCCTCGCGGCACGCGTATCTTCGGCCCGGTGGCCCGCGAACTGCGTGAAAAGCAGTTCATGAAGATCGTTTCGCTGGCTCCTGAAGTTCTCTAA
- the rplB gene encoding 50S ribosomal protein L2: MALKKLRPTSPGQRFRIAPAFDEITTSTPEKSLLAPKKKSGGRNDSGKMTNRYIGGGHKQQYRIIDFKRSKHNVPATVKEIEYDPNRTARIALISYADGEKAYIIAPAGLQVGATVVAGPGVLPELGNALPLRDMPLGTIVHNIELMPGGGAVLARSAGTYAQLVAREDKYATLKLPSGEMRMVLVTCMATVGTVSNADHMNVRLGKAGRHRWLGYRPRVRGVAMNPVDHPMGGGEGRSSGGHPRSRKGLLAKGAKTRNKNKYSENLIVSRKGKK, translated from the coding sequence ATGGCACTCAAAAAACTAAGACCAACATCACCGGGTCAGCGCTTCCGCATCGCACCGGCTTTCGACGAGATTACGACGTCGACGCCGGAGAAGTCGCTGTTGGCACCCAAGAAAAAATCCGGTGGCCGGAATGATTCCGGAAAAATGACCAACCGTTACATCGGTGGTGGTCACAAACAGCAGTATCGTATCATCGATTTCAAGCGGAGCAAGCACAATGTGCCAGCTACCGTAAAAGAAATCGAATACGATCCGAACCGTACTGCTCGCATCGCTTTGATCAGCTACGCTGATGGCGAAAAGGCATACATCATCGCTCCGGCTGGCTTGCAGGTGGGCGCTACTGTAGTAGCTGGCCCTGGTGTATTGCCCGAACTGGGCAATGCTCTTCCGCTGCGCGACATGCCCCTAGGTACGATCGTTCACAACATCGAACTGATGCCCGGTGGCGGTGCTGTTCTGGCTCGTTCCGCTGGCACTTACGCTCAGCTTGTAGCCCGCGAAGACAAGTACGCCACCCTGAAGCTGCCCTCGGGTGAGATGCGCATGGTTCTCGTAACCTGCATGGCTACCGTAGGCACTGTGTCGAACGCCGACCACATGAATGTACGTCTCGGCAAAGCTGGCCGTCACCGTTGGTTGGGTTACCGTCCGCGTGTACGTGGTGTTGCAATGAACCCCGTTGACCACCCCATGGGTGGTGGCGAAGGTCGCTCGAGCGGTGGTCATCCGCGCAGCCGCAAAGGTCTGCTGGCTAAGGGTGCCAAGACTCGCAACAAGAACAAGTACTCTGAGAACCTCATCGTTTCGCGTAAAGGCAAGAAGTAA
- the rplC gene encoding 50S ribosomal protein L3, which translates to MPGIIGKKIGMTSLFTPDGRNVPCTLIQAGPCVVTQVKTLEVDGYTAVQLGYGEKKAKNTNKPLAGHFAKAGVTPRKKLVEFRTDDVASFTLGSEVKADYFAEGDFVDVVGTSKGKGFQGVVKRHNFAGVGGQTHGQHNRGRHPGSIGACSWPSRVFKGMRMAGRMGGDRVKVQNLKVLRVMNEQNLILVSGSVPGAKNGYVILEK; encoded by the coding sequence ATGCCTGGCATTATCGGTAAGAAAATCGGTATGACAAGCCTCTTCACTCCGGACGGTCGGAACGTGCCTTGCACGCTAATCCAAGCTGGCCCGTGCGTAGTGACGCAGGTGAAAACGCTCGAGGTTGACGGCTACACTGCTGTTCAGCTCGGCTACGGCGAGAAGAAGGCCAAGAACACCAACAAACCGTTGGCTGGCCATTTCGCTAAGGCGGGAGTTACCCCCCGCAAAAAACTCGTGGAGTTCCGTACTGACGACGTGGCTTCGTTCACGCTCGGCTCGGAGGTTAAAGCTGACTACTTCGCCGAAGGTGACTTCGTGGACGTAGTTGGCACCTCTAAAGGTAAGGGCTTCCAAGGTGTTGTAAAGCGCCACAACTTCGCCGGTGTTGGCGGCCAAACTCACGGCCAGCACAACCGCGGCCGTCACCCTGGTTCAATTGGTGCTTGCTCCTGGCCTTCGCGCGTGTTCAAAGGCATGCGTATGGCTGGCCGCATGGGCGGTGATCGGGTAAAAGTGCAAAACCTGAAGGTATTGCGCGTGATGAACGAGCAAAACCTCATTTTGGTGAGCGGCTCGGTACCCGGTGCTAAAAACGGTTACGTGATTCTGGAGAAATAG
- the rplV gene encoding 50S ribosomal protein L22, which translates to MEAVAKLRNVPTSPRKMRLVAGLVRGKSVTRALGLLKFEANSGAEKIEKLLLSALANWQQKNEDERIEDANLYIKEIFVDEGRQLKRLRPAPQGRGHRIRKRSNHVTIIIDSKVEAIGSRQGLKDAASKLETTPDTAAPAAEEAPKKTRRSTKKADTQNAADATE; encoded by the coding sequence ATGGAAGCAGTAGCCAAACTCCGTAACGTACCGACCTCGCCGCGCAAAATGCGCCTCGTGGCCGGGCTAGTACGCGGCAAAAGCGTTACCCGTGCCTTGGGCTTGTTGAAGTTCGAGGCAAACTCGGGCGCCGAGAAAATCGAGAAACTGCTTCTGTCGGCTCTGGCCAACTGGCAGCAGAAGAACGAAGACGAGCGCATCGAAGACGCAAACCTCTACATCAAAGAGATTTTTGTTGACGAAGGTCGCCAGCTGAAGCGCCTGCGCCCCGCTCCTCAGGGTCGTGGTCACCGCATTCGTAAGCGCAGCAACCACGTCACGATCATCATCGACTCGAAGGTGGAAGCCATTGGCAGCCGCCAGGGTCTGAAGGATGCTGCTTCTAAGCTGGAAACCACTCCAGACACCGCTGCACCGGCTGCCGAAGAAGCACCGAAGAAGACGCGTCGTTCGACCAAGAAAGCTGACACCCAAAACGCGGCTGACGCCACCGAATAA
- the rpsQ gene encoding 30S ribosomal protein S17, protein MANNAEQQGAATVERNLRKERIGRVVSNKMDKTITVVVESKMKHPIYGKFVSKSTKFVAHDENNECGEGDTVRIMETRPLSKRKRWRLVEIVERAK, encoded by the coding sequence ATGGCAAACAACGCAGAACAGCAGGGCGCCGCTACGGTAGAGCGTAACCTGCGCAAAGAGCGTATCGGCCGCGTGGTAAGCAACAAGATGGATAAAACCATCACCGTTGTGGTCGAAAGCAAAATGAAGCACCCGATTTACGGCAAGTTTGTGTCGAAGTCGACCAAGTTCGTAGCCCACGACGAAAACAACGAATGCGGCGAGGGCGATACGGTGCGCATCATGGAAACCCGTCCGCTGAGCAAGCGCAAGCGGTGGCGTCTGGTAGAAATCGTAGAGCGAGCCAAGTAA
- the rplE gene encoding 50S ribosomal protein L5, translated as MARLKDIYNKEIRQQLQEKFQFKSTMQVPRITKICINRGIGKAVADKKLVDNGVDELTTITGQKAVPTIAKRSVSNFKLREGMPIGARVTLRGEQMYEFLDRLLTVALPRVRDFKGISDKGFDGRGNYTLGVKEQIIFPEISIDKIKEIAGMDITFVTTAENDEQSYELLRAFGMPFANAKK; from the coding sequence ATGGCTCGACTGAAAGACATTTACAACAAGGAAATTCGCCAGCAGCTGCAGGAGAAGTTCCAGTTCAAGAGCACCATGCAGGTGCCGCGCATTACCAAAATTTGCATCAACCGCGGTATTGGTAAGGCTGTAGCCGATAAGAAGCTTGTTGACAACGGCGTGGACGAATTGACGACCATTACTGGTCAGAAGGCTGTTCCTACTATCGCCAAGCGTTCGGTTTCTAACTTCAAGCTGCGTGAGGGCATGCCCATTGGAGCTCGTGTTACCTTGCGTGGTGAGCAGATGTACGAGTTTCTCGACCGCCTGCTGACTGTTGCCTTACCCCGTGTGCGTGACTTCAAAGGCATTAGCGACAAGGGTTTTGACGGTCGTGGCAACTACACCCTCGGTGTCAAAGAGCAAATTATCTTTCCGGAAATTTCCATCGACAAGATCAAGGAGATTGCCGGTATGGATATCACCTTCGTGACGACGGCCGAGAACGATGAGCAGAGCTATGAATTGCTCCGCGCATTTGGGATGCCATTTGCTAACGCCAAGAAATAA
- a CDS encoding O-antigen ligase family protein, translating to MNISAASHTSVWVSKDRIQLAAALSCGMVITGLYTIPFFRVLASIGQACLAVSAILYLLSHKQVGQRQKWKLYLGFVVIFLMHFGAGLVTNPNNSKEYWRDIVLQLPFLVLPLAFWVLPPLPVRYLSRLYKLLLGLTTFSALGSTAYYLVHSEVINELYTRSKVMPTVPDHIRFSLLVALSIAVGVVLLNREALRGWRRGVVLVITVFLAGYLHLLAVRSGLLALYVLGVIAIGYQLRRGAWSKALVLATALVILPFASYFALPTFYNKYHNTRDDASRVEQTQSANSYSLVGRVYSYQTALRVWRDNPVIGVGKADLQDEMSTYYRRHFPQIDDEHHIQPHNQFLFYLVSFGGLGMLLFLLAFYYPLWWSRSRHAPLLISQYIIVTLSFLVEPTLETQTGLTFALFFLLLPLSSAVICDQEEIIKKGLEWRPA from the coding sequence GTGAATATTTCTGCCGCTTCGCATACATCCGTCTGGGTATCTAAAGACCGTATTCAACTGGCCGCTGCTTTGAGCTGTGGCATGGTTATAACGGGTCTGTACACGATTCCCTTCTTTCGTGTACTAGCTAGCATTGGGCAGGCTTGTTTGGCCGTGTCAGCTATCCTGTATTTGCTTTCGCACAAGCAGGTTGGCCAACGCCAAAAGTGGAAACTGTACCTAGGCTTTGTGGTCATTTTCCTGATGCACTTTGGTGCTGGCCTCGTCACCAACCCGAACAACAGCAAGGAATACTGGCGAGATATTGTGCTGCAACTGCCTTTTCTTGTTCTGCCGCTAGCATTCTGGGTTCTCCCTCCACTGCCTGTGAGATACCTGAGTCGGCTGTACAAATTACTGCTAGGCTTGACTACATTCTCAGCGTTGGGGAGCACGGCGTACTACCTAGTGCATAGTGAGGTGATAAACGAGTTATACACCCGCTCCAAAGTAATGCCCACGGTGCCTGACCATATCCGGTTCAGCCTGCTCGTTGCTTTGTCAATTGCAGTAGGGGTTGTGCTACTCAATCGCGAAGCATTAAGGGGTTGGCGTAGGGGAGTGGTACTAGTAATAACTGTATTCTTAGCTGGCTACCTGCATTTGCTGGCGGTGCGGAGTGGCTTGTTGGCCCTCTACGTGCTAGGTGTAATTGCGATAGGGTATCAGTTGCGCCGAGGAGCGTGGAGCAAGGCGTTGGTGTTGGCAACGGCACTTGTAATACTACCCTTTGCAAGCTATTTCGCGTTGCCTACCTTTTACAACAAGTATCACAACACACGGGATGATGCAAGCAGAGTAGAGCAAACTCAATCCGCTAATAGTTATTCGTTAGTGGGTAGAGTGTACTCCTACCAAACAGCCTTACGTGTGTGGCGCGACAACCCAGTGATAGGCGTCGGAAAAGCAGATCTGCAAGATGAGATGTCGACTTATTACCGGCGGCACTTTCCTCAAATTGACGATGAGCACCATATTCAGCCGCACAACCAGTTTCTATTTTATCTGGTCTCGTTCGGCGGATTGGGGATGTTGTTATTCCTACTAGCTTTCTATTATCCCCTCTGGTGGTCGCGTAGCAGGCACGCTCCTTTGCTTATTTCACAGTACATTATCGTTACCCTGTCTTTTCTAGTCGAGCCTACCCTCGAAACTCAGACTGGTCTCACGTTTGCACTCTTTTTCTTGTTACTCCCACTTAGCAGTGCAGTTATCTGTGACCAAGAAGAAATCATAAAAAAAGGCCTCGAATGGAGGCCTGCCTAG
- the rplX gene encoding 50S ribosomal protein L24, whose protein sequence is MALKTKEAKPAKLHVKTGDTVQVIAGDERGKTGVIKSVNRQTQRVIIEGLNLVTKHNKPSAKNPQGGITKIESPIHVSNVKLVSSANA, encoded by the coding sequence ATGGCACTGAAAACCAAAGAAGCAAAGCCCGCGAAGCTGCACGTGAAAACCGGCGATACCGTACAGGTAATCGCCGGTGATGAGCGCGGCAAGACTGGTGTTATCAAGTCGGTAAACCGTCAAACGCAGCGCGTTATCATCGAAGGCTTGAACCTGGTGACAAAGCACAATAAGCCCAGCGCGAAAAATCCGCAGGGTGGCATCACCAAAATCGAGTCGCCGATTCACGTCAGCAATGTCAAGCTTGTTAGCTCGGCTAACGCTTAA
- the rplF gene encoding 50S ribosomal protein L6 produces MSRIGKLPISLPSGVQVSVDNDNTITVKGPKGELKTAVDRDITVRSEDNTVVVERPTEQKRHKAMHGLYRALLNNMVTGVSTGYTHQLELVGVGFKATATGSTLELALGYSHNIFLALPKEVTATAVTEKGKNPIITLTSIDKELIGQVAAKIRSLRKVEPYKGKGVRFVGEQIRRKAGKTASK; encoded by the coding sequence ATGTCCCGCATTGGTAAACTCCCGATCAGCCTGCCCTCGGGCGTGCAGGTATCGGTTGATAACGACAACACTATCACGGTTAAGGGCCCCAAAGGGGAACTGAAAACCGCTGTCGACCGCGACATCACGGTACGCTCCGAAGACAACACCGTAGTCGTAGAACGTCCTACCGAGCAAAAGCGTCACAAGGCCATGCACGGCCTCTACCGCGCCCTGCTCAACAACATGGTAACCGGTGTAAGCACCGGCTACACGCACCAGCTGGAACTGGTTGGCGTAGGTTTCAAGGCTACCGCTACCGGCTCGACGCTGGAACTGGCCCTGGGCTATTCGCACAACATCTTCCTGGCGCTGCCGAAAGAAGTAACTGCTACGGCCGTTACCGAAAAAGGTAAGAACCCGATCATCACCTTGACTAGCATCGATAAGGAACTCATCGGCCAAGTTGCTGCTAAGATCCGTTCGCTTCGCAAAGTTGAGCCTTACAAAGGCAAAGGTGTGCGCTTCGTTGGTGAGCAGATTCGTCGTAAGGCTGGTAAGACTGCCTCGAAATAA
- the rplP gene encoding 50S ribosomal protein L16, producing MLQPKRTKYRKMQKGRVNGLAYRGSSLDFGSFGIKSLEAAWITARQIEAARIAMTRAMKREGQVWIRIFPDKPITKKPAEVRMGKGKGSPEYWVAIVKPGTILFESDGVSLELAQESLRLAAQKLPVRTKFVVRRDYVEA from the coding sequence ATGTTACAACCGAAAAGAACCAAGTATCGGAAGATGCAGAAGGGCCGCGTAAACGGCCTGGCATATCGAGGCAGCTCGCTAGACTTCGGTTCATTTGGCATTAAGTCGCTCGAGGCGGCTTGGATCACCGCACGCCAAATCGAGGCTGCTCGTATCGCTATGACCCGCGCTATGAAGCGTGAAGGTCAAGTGTGGATCCGCATCTTCCCGGACAAGCCAATTACTAAGAAGCCCGCTGAAGTACGTATGGGTAAGGGCAAAGGCTCTCCCGAGTACTGGGTAGCAATTGTGAAGCCCGGCACCATCCTGTTCGAATCGGATGGGGTTTCGCTGGAACTTGCGCAAGAATCACTGCGTTTGGCGGCTCAGAAGTTGCCGGTTCGAACCAAGTTTGTTGTTCGTCGCGACTACGTTGAGGCATAA
- the rpsC gene encoding 30S ribosomal protein S3 → MGQKVNPVGLRLGIVKGWDSNWYGGKDFADKLVEDEKIRKYILARIPKGGISKIIIERTLKRITITINTARPGVVIGKGGQEVDKIKDELKRLTSKDVQINIFEIKRPELDAKLVGESIAQQLQARISFRRAMKQAIQGALRVGAEGIKVQCGGRLGGAEIARSEQYKEGRTPLHTLRADIDYALSEAQTVYGKIGIKVWIMRGEVFGKPDLSPNQLLSQQQGAAGNDRNDRGPRGERGERGDRGGRGGDRGGRGGDRGPRSGGDNRGGFGAGNNRGGQGGGNRGGQGGGANRGPRR, encoded by the coding sequence ATGGGACAGAAAGTTAATCCGGTTGGCCTCCGCCTGGGTATCGTTAAAGGCTGGGACTCGAACTGGTACGGCGGCAAAGATTTCGCCGACAAGCTGGTAGAGGACGAAAAGATCCGCAAATACATCTTGGCGCGCATCCCTAAGGGCGGCATCTCGAAGATTATCATCGAGCGCACCCTTAAGCGTATCACCATCACTATCAACACTGCTCGTCCGGGCGTCGTTATTGGTAAGGGTGGCCAAGAGGTCGATAAAATTAAGGATGAGCTGAAGCGTCTGACTAGCAAAGACGTTCAGATTAACATCTTCGAAATCAAGCGTCCGGAACTCGACGCCAAGCTGGTAGGCGAAAGCATCGCTCAGCAGCTGCAGGCTCGTATCTCGTTCCGCCGTGCGATGAAGCAAGCCATTCAGGGTGCACTACGTGTAGGCGCTGAAGGTATCAAGGTGCAGTGCGGTGGCCGCCTCGGCGGTGCTGAAATTGCCCGTTCAGAACAGTATAAGGAAGGCCGCACTCCGCTGCACACGCTCCGCGCTGATATCGACTATGCTCTGTCTGAAGCTCAGACTGTGTATGGCAAGATCGGCATCAAGGTGTGGATCATGCGCGGTGAGGTATTTGGTAAGCCCGATTTGTCGCCGAACCAGTTGCTAAGCCAGCAGCAGGGTGCTGCTGGCAACGACCGCAACGACCGTGGCCCGCGTGGTGAACGCGGCGAGCGTGGTGATCGTGGCGGCCGTGGTGGCGACCGTGGTGGCCGTGGAGGTGACCGTGGTCCGCGCAGCGGTGGTGATAACCGTGGTGGTTTTGGTGCCGGTAACAACCGTGGTGGCCAAGGCGGCGGTAATCGTGGCGGTCAAGGTGGCGGTGCAAACCGTGGCCCGCGTCGTTAG
- the rplD gene encoding 50S ribosomal protein L4, whose translation MELSVLTIKGEDTGRKVTLSDAIFGVEPNEHAMYLDVKLYLANQRQGTHKSKERAEIARTTKKLKKQKGTGGARAGSMKSPVFIGGGRVFGPKPRDYGFKVNKKTKQLARLSALSVLARENRLALVENFSLEGPKTKDFVNILTGLNLNTGKKTLLVTGSVDKNVVLSARNLQKVKVAVPTALNTHDLLNTDTLLLSEAGLETLTQLYTAAE comes from the coding sequence ATGGAACTCTCTGTATTGACGATCAAAGGCGAAGACACCGGCCGCAAGGTGACGCTGTCTGACGCTATTTTCGGCGTGGAGCCCAACGAGCACGCCATGTACCTCGACGTTAAGCTATACCTAGCCAATCAGCGCCAGGGCACGCACAAGTCGAAGGAGCGCGCTGAAATTGCCCGCACCACCAAAAAACTGAAGAAGCAGAAGGGTACCGGTGGTGCTCGTGCTGGTTCGATGAAGTCGCCGGTGTTCATTGGTGGTGGCCGCGTATTCGGTCCCAAGCCCCGTGACTACGGTTTCAAAGTGAACAAGAAAACCAAGCAGCTCGCTCGTTTGTCGGCGCTGTCGGTATTGGCTCGCGAAAACCGTTTGGCTCTGGTGGAGAATTTCTCCTTGGAAGGTCCCAAGACGAAAGACTTCGTGAACATCCTGACTGGTCTGAACTTGAACACGGGTAAGAAGACCCTACTTGTAACCGGTTCGGTTGATAAGAATGTGGTATTGTCAGCCCGTAACCTGCAGAAGGTAAAGGTTGCTGTTCCCACAGCCCTCAACACCCACGACTTGCTGAACACGGACACGCTGTTGCTGTCGGAAGCAGGTTTGGAGACGCTCACCCAACTTTATACGGCCGCTGAGTAA
- the rplR gene encoding 50S ribosomal protein L18: MAFNKTERRLRIKRHIRTKVSGTAERPRLSVFRSNKGIYAQIIDDTAGRTLVAASSKNVTAGDSPVATAAAVGKELATRATAAGITSVVFDRSGYLYHGRVKSLAEGAREGGLNF; the protein is encoded by the coding sequence ATGGCTTTTAATAAAACTGAGAGAAGACTCCGGATCAAGCGCCACATCCGCACGAAAGTGTCGGGTACCGCTGAGCGCCCCCGCCTGTCGGTGTTCCGCAGCAACAAGGGCATCTACGCCCAGATCATCGACGACACCGCCGGCCGTACGCTGGTCGCTGCTTCGTCGAAGAACGTAACGGCTGGCGACTCGCCGGTAGCTACGGCTGCTGCCGTAGGCAAAGAGCTGGCCACGCGGGCCACGGCTGCTGGCATCACGTCGGTAGTATTCGACCGCTCAGGTTACCTCTACCACGGTCGTGTTAAATCATTGGCAGAAGGTGCCCGCGAAGGCGGCCTGAATTTCTAA
- the rplW gene encoding 50S ribosomal protein L23: protein MSILKKPIVTEKATSLNEKGQYAFEVERTANKVEIKKEIEKLYGVTVIGISTIRTQGKLKSRFTKTGAVTGRRPNGKKAIVTVKEGDVIDFYSGI, encoded by the coding sequence ATGAGCATCCTTAAGAAGCCCATCGTGACCGAGAAGGCAACGTCGCTAAATGAAAAAGGCCAATATGCCTTTGAAGTTGAGCGCACGGCCAACAAGGTTGAAATCAAAAAAGAAATCGAGAAGCTCTACGGTGTTACGGTAATAGGCATCAGCACTATCCGGACCCAGGGCAAACTCAAGTCGCGCTTCACCAAGACAGGTGCTGTTACCGGCCGTCGACCCAATGGCAAGAAGGCCATCGTAACGGTTAAGGAAGGCGACGTAATCGACTTCTACAGCGGCATCTAA
- the rpmD gene encoding 50S ribosomal protein L30, translating to MARIQIKQVRSIIDRPERQKRTMQALGLNKIGAVREVENTPAIAGMVAKVGHLIEVTEL from the coding sequence ATGGCACGGATCCAAATCAAGCAAGTGCGCAGCATTATTGACCGCCCCGAGCGTCAAAAGCGCACCATGCAGGCCCTTGGCCTGAATAAGATCGGCGCAGTACGCGAGGTTGAAAACACCCCCGCGATTGCCGGTATGGTAGCCAAAGTTGGCCACCTGATTGAAGTAACCGAACTGTAG
- the rpsH gene encoding 30S ribosomal protein S8 — MNTDPIADYLTRVRNAIKANHRVVEIPANKIKKEITKVLYEKGYIQSYRFDDSAVQGTIKIALKYHPVTKKPAIQKLQRISTPGLRTYAHVENLPRVLSGLGIAILSTSKGVMTEKEARTQNVGGEVLCYVY, encoded by the coding sequence ATGAACACAGATCCGATTGCCGACTACCTGACCCGGGTGCGCAACGCCATCAAGGCCAACCACCGGGTAGTAGAAATTCCGGCTAACAAAATCAAAAAGGAAATCACGAAAGTACTCTACGAGAAAGGGTACATTCAGAGCTACCGTTTTGATGACTCGGCAGTACAAGGCACGATCAAAATCGCGCTGAAGTACCATCCCGTGACGAAGAAGCCCGCTATCCAAAAGCTGCAGCGGATCAGCACCCCGGGCCTGCGTACGTACGCCCACGTTGAAAACCTGCCGCGCGTGCTGAGCGGTCTGGGCATTGCCATTCTGTCGACCTCGAAAGGGGTAATGACTGAGAAGGAAGCTCGCACCCAGAACGTAGGCGGCGAGGTGCTGTGCTACGTGTACTAA
- the rpsE gene encoding 30S ribosomal protein S5 — MREQNKPTAKTAESDLKEKVVAINRVAKVVKGGRRFSFSAIVVVGDGAGTVGYGLGKANEVTDAIAKAIDDAKKNLVKVPLYKHTVPHVMEGKYSGGFVLVQPAAAGTGVIAGGAMRAVFESAGIKDVLAKSKGSSNPHNVVKATFDALNKMRDPMQIAQQRGISLAKVFNG; from the coding sequence ATGCGCGAGCAAAATAAACCCACGGCGAAGACCGCAGAGTCGGACCTGAAGGAAAAAGTAGTTGCCATCAACCGCGTAGCGAAGGTGGTAAAAGGTGGTCGTCGTTTCAGCTTCTCGGCCATCGTAGTAGTAGGTGATGGTGCCGGCACGGTTGGCTACGGCTTGGGCAAAGCCAACGAAGTAACCGACGCTATTGCCAAGGCCATCGATGATGCCAAAAAGAACCTTGTGAAGGTACCGCTGTACAAGCACACGGTTCCTCACGTGATGGAAGGCAAATACTCGGGTGGCTTTGTATTGGTGCAGCCGGCTGCTGCCGGTACTGGCGTAATTGCTGGTGGTGCCATGCGTGCTGTATTCGAAAGCGCCGGCATCAAGGACGTACTGGCCAAGTCGAAAGGCTCGTCTAACCCCCACAACGTGGTTAAGGCTACTTTCGACGCTCTGAACAAGATGCGCGACCCGATGCAAATTGCACAGCAGCGCGGCATCTCTCTCGCCAAAGTATTTAACGGCTAA